A single genomic interval of Bradyrhizobium sp. sBnM-33 harbors:
- the rpsF gene encoding 30S ribosomal protein S6 yields MPLYEHVFLARQDASTQQVEELTTQMTGIVEGLGGKVTKTENWGVRSLTYRMNKNRKAHFVLMNIDAPSAAVTEIERQERISEDVIRYLTVRVEEHEEGPSAMMRKADRDRERDDRGGGFRGDREGGFRGDREGGGFRGDRGPRRPREDEAAAVEE; encoded by the coding sequence ATGCCTCTTTACGAGCATGTTTTTCTCGCGCGCCAGGATGCGAGCACCCAGCAGGTCGAAGAGCTGACCACCCAGATGACGGGCATCGTCGAAGGGCTCGGCGGCAAGGTTACCAAGACCGAGAACTGGGGCGTACGCTCCCTCACCTACCGCATGAACAAGAATCGCAAAGCGCACTTCGTGCTGATGAACATCGATGCGCCCTCTGCCGCGGTCACCGAGATCGAGCGGCAGGAGCGGATCTCTGAAGACGTTATCCGCTACCTCACCGTCCGCGTCGAAGAGCACGAGGAAGGTCCCTCGGCAATGATGCGCAAGGCCGATCGTGACCGAGAGCGCGACGATCGCGGCGGCGGTTTCCGCGGCGACCGCGAAGGCGGCTTCCGTGGCGATCGTGAAGGCGGTGGCTTCCGCGGCGACCGTGGCCCGCGCCGTCCGCGCGAAGACGAAGCTGCAGCGGTAGAGGAGTAA
- the rpsR gene encoding 30S ribosomal protein S18, protein MAEAGARRPFFRRRKTCPFTGPNAPKIDYKDSKLLMRYVSERGKIVPSRITAVSAKKQRELARAIKRSRFLGLLPYVIR, encoded by the coding sequence ATGGCTGAAGCTGGTGCACGCCGTCCGTTTTTCCGTCGCCGCAAGACCTGTCCGTTCACGGGTCCGAATGCGCCGAAGATCGACTACAAGGATTCCAAGCTGTTGATGCGTTACGTCTCCGAGCGCGGCAAGATCGTGCCGAGCCGCATCACCGCTGTGTCCGCCAAGAAGCAGCGTGAGCTCGCACGCGCCATCAAGCGCTCGCGTTTCCTCGGTCTGCTGCCCTACGTCATTCGCTAA
- a CDS encoding TAXI family TRAP transporter solute-binding subunit — translation MSVHIRGLRQVVRLAAISALTIAAAGAAEAQQKTDVIFSAGPTGGSWTPMAAAASQVVNKRYPELNVQVEPGAALVNMEKIRNDKADIGWSMTTVMADAQKGEGQFAGKATDKGLFVANFYPNVWQLVVPANSDIKSVKDLKGQPVALPARGNTSLAAGWEYLLKVNGMTLNDLGAKSYGPVSSNAEAVKNRQAMAAGWFTVVPASFVLDLGSAMPLRVLPVSDEEFAALRKLNSGFVRYTIKAGTYKDQGVTEAVQTFQSPTVLIASSKTSPEVIYKITKAIVEGRDEFGNVTSEMKGVKASDMAESLGMPYHPGAEKYYREAGLLKQ, via the coding sequence ATGTCCGTCCACATCCGTGGTCTGCGGCAAGTCGTACGCCTGGCCGCTATTTCGGCGCTGACCATCGCTGCGGCAGGCGCAGCCGAAGCTCAACAGAAAACCGATGTCATCTTCAGCGCCGGTCCGACCGGCGGCAGTTGGACGCCGATGGCGGCGGCTGCATCGCAGGTCGTGAACAAGCGATATCCCGAGTTGAACGTGCAGGTCGAGCCGGGCGCGGCCCTCGTCAACATGGAGAAGATCCGCAACGACAAGGCCGATATCGGCTGGTCCATGACGACCGTCATGGCCGATGCGCAGAAGGGCGAGGGTCAGTTCGCCGGCAAGGCCACCGACAAAGGCCTTTTCGTCGCCAATTTCTATCCTAACGTCTGGCAGTTGGTGGTGCCCGCGAACAGCGACATCAAAAGTGTCAAGGATCTAAAGGGGCAGCCGGTGGCGCTGCCGGCACGCGGCAACACCAGCCTGGCGGCCGGCTGGGAGTACCTGCTTAAAGTGAACGGCATGACGCTGAACGACCTGGGCGCGAAGAGCTACGGCCCGGTGTCATCAAATGCAGAGGCGGTGAAGAACCGGCAGGCGATGGCGGCCGGATGGTTCACCGTGGTGCCGGCATCTTTCGTCCTGGACCTTGGCTCGGCGATGCCGCTGCGGGTGCTTCCCGTCAGCGACGAGGAATTCGCTGCATTGCGCAAGCTCAATTCGGGCTTTGTCCGCTACACCATCAAGGCCGGGACCTACAAGGACCAGGGCGTGACCGAGGCCGTTCAGACCTTCCAGTCGCCCACCGTGTTGATTGCATCGTCCAAGACGTCTCCTGAGGTGATCTACAAGATTACCAAGGCCATTGTCGAAGGGCGGGACGAGTTCGGTAACGTCACCAGCGAAATGAAGGGCGTGAAAGCGTCCGACATGGCTGAGAGCCTGGGCATGCCATATCACCCGGGCGCGGAGAAATACTACCGCGAAGCTGGATTGCTCAAGCAGTAG
- a CDS encoding TRAP transporter permease has translation MRKLSGYAGLVVGVVAVTMSVYHVYARLTVYAPDQQALLYITLAFSLVLSFLLWPRSKNATLGRVPWEDLALAGLSLACIGYMFANYDYIVNRFPTAESLTRMDMAVGITATLLVLEATRRTIGASLPIVAIVFLLYGFAGPWLYGWLYHRGLSLELTIDQTYFTTEGIFGVPMTVAATYVILFIIFGTFLEKSGAGQFFMNFANAIAGGARGGPGKVSVVSSSLFGTISGSAVANVMVDGWLTIPMMKKTGFKPEAAAAIEAVASTGGQIMPPIMGAAAFVMAEFQGVSYTQVMIAAAIPALFYYGALFAAVHFNAVRSGLKGLPREELPVLGYIMLRQGHLFLPVIVLLALLLFGFTPTYGAIIATFALVAISWLRPSTALGWRACLEGLRDGAVQTVPVAMACASAGIVIGIVLQTGLALRFTAFLIDFTYGSLLPALLITMVAGVILGMGMPTTPAYIMQAALLVPAIMKLGVEPMAAHMFAFYFSCLSAVTPPVALAVYAAASIGGAGLWASGLQAMKFAAAGFIVPFFFVYNPALLFEGPWLEILRAVVTGTIGVIALAASLEGYFLRSATWFERALFFVAALLLIDPNAITDVIGLGLLGIGVLVQKLRTIRPNIAPETTP, from the coding sequence GTGCGCAAACTCTCCGGCTACGCGGGCCTGGTCGTCGGAGTGGTTGCGGTCACAATGTCCGTGTACCACGTTTACGCGCGACTGACGGTATACGCTCCCGATCAGCAGGCCCTGCTCTACATAACGCTGGCCTTCAGCCTGGTGCTGTCGTTCCTGCTGTGGCCTCGCAGCAAGAACGCAACACTGGGTCGCGTGCCGTGGGAGGATCTCGCTTTGGCAGGTCTTTCGCTGGCGTGCATTGGCTACATGTTCGCGAACTACGACTACATCGTGAACCGTTTTCCCACCGCCGAGTCGCTCACCCGAATGGACATGGCGGTTGGAATTACCGCCACCCTGCTGGTTCTGGAGGCAACGCGACGCACAATCGGCGCGTCGCTGCCGATCGTGGCAATCGTATTCCTGCTCTACGGGTTCGCGGGCCCCTGGCTGTACGGCTGGCTTTATCACAGAGGTCTCAGCCTCGAGCTCACCATCGATCAGACCTATTTCACCACGGAGGGCATCTTCGGGGTACCGATGACGGTGGCCGCGACCTACGTCATTCTTTTCATCATCTTCGGCACATTTCTTGAGAAATCCGGGGCAGGTCAGTTCTTCATGAACTTCGCAAATGCGATCGCCGGTGGCGCGCGCGGTGGGCCCGGCAAGGTTTCGGTCGTCTCCTCCAGCCTGTTCGGCACGATCTCCGGCTCGGCCGTCGCCAATGTCATGGTCGACGGCTGGCTGACCATTCCGATGATGAAGAAGACCGGCTTCAAGCCAGAGGCGGCAGCCGCCATCGAGGCGGTGGCCTCCACCGGCGGGCAGATCATGCCGCCGATCATGGGCGCGGCGGCGTTCGTGATGGCCGAGTTTCAGGGCGTCAGCTACACGCAGGTGATGATCGCGGCGGCGATACCTGCGCTCTTCTACTATGGGGCGCTGTTCGCTGCTGTCCACTTCAACGCCGTGCGCTCGGGACTCAAGGGCTTGCCACGCGAGGAACTGCCCGTCCTGGGCTACATCATGCTGCGCCAGGGGCACCTGTTCCTGCCGGTCATCGTGCTTTTGGCGCTGCTTCTATTCGGCTTCACGCCCACCTATGGCGCGATCATCGCCACTTTCGCGCTGGTCGCCATCTCGTGGCTGCGTCCTTCCACGGCATTGGGTTGGCGCGCGTGCCTTGAGGGCTTGCGCGACGGGGCGGTGCAAACCGTGCCGGTGGCGATGGCCTGTGCGTCCGCCGGCATCGTGATCGGAATCGTGCTGCAAACCGGGCTGGCGCTCCGGTTCACGGCCTTTCTCATCGACTTCACCTACGGCTCTCTGCTGCCTGCACTGCTCATCACGATGGTCGCCGGCGTCATTCTCGGCATGGGCATGCCGACCACTCCCGCCTACATCATGCAGGCGGCGCTGCTCGTGCCCGCGATCATGAAGCTCGGCGTGGAGCCCATGGCGGCGCACATGTTCGCGTTCTACTTCTCCTGCCTCTCGGCAGTGACGCCGCCCGTGGCGCTGGCCGTGTATGCTGCGGCGTCAATCGGCGGGGCCGGCCTGTGGGCCTCAGGCCTGCAGGCGATGAAGTTCGCTGCCGCCGGCTTCATCGTGCCGTTCTTCTTCGTCTACAACCCGGCGCTGCTGTTCGAGGGGCCATGGCTGGAAATTCTTCGCGCGGTGGTGACCGGCACCATCGGCGTCATTGCCCTCGCAGCCAGTCTCGAAGGCTACTTCCTGCGTAGCGCAACCTGGTTCGAGCGGGCGCTTTTCTTTGTCGCCGCCTTGCTGCTGATCGACCCCAATGCCATCACCGATGTCATCGGCTTGGGCCTGCTTGGCATCGGCGTGCTGGTGCAAAAGCTACGGACGATACGACCAAACATAGCGCCGGAAACCACCCCGTGA
- the rplI gene encoding 50S ribosomal protein L9 has translation MEVILLERVVKLGQMGEVVRVKDGFARNFLLKRGKALRATADNRAKFDGMKAELEANNLKAKGEAAKVAEKINGRNVIVLRQASESGQLFGSVSIRDIIASFEADGVTINRSQVLLDAPIKTIGKHEVLIAVHPEVEATVSVTVARSADEAERINRGEDISTRQEDQDAAAEALAAAGEFFDPEAQHEEVAPAPAATEK, from the coding sequence ATGGAAGTCATCTTGCTGGAACGCGTCGTCAAGCTTGGTCAGATGGGCGAGGTCGTCCGCGTCAAAGACGGATTTGCCCGCAACTTTCTGCTCAAGCGCGGCAAGGCGTTGCGCGCCACCGCCGACAATCGCGCCAAGTTCGACGGTATGAAGGCCGAACTCGAGGCCAACAATCTCAAGGCCAAGGGCGAAGCAGCCAAGGTCGCGGAGAAGATCAACGGGCGCAACGTGATCGTGCTGCGCCAGGCCTCGGAATCCGGCCAGTTGTTCGGATCGGTGAGCATTCGCGACATCATCGCCTCCTTCGAGGCCGACGGCGTCACCATCAATCGCAGCCAGGTCCTGCTCGACGCCCCGATCAAGACCATCGGCAAGCACGAGGTCTTGATTGCCGTTCATCCGGAAGTCGAAGCCACCGTCAGCGTCACCGTGGCGCGCAGCGCCGATGAAGCCGAGCGCATCAACCGCGGCGAGGACATCTCGACCCGTCAGGAAGACCAGGACGCCGCCGCCGAGGCACTCGCCGCCGCCGGCGAGTTCTTCGATCCGGAAGCCCAGCACGAGGAAGTCGCGCCGGCGCCGGCTGCGACCGAGAAGTAA
- a CDS encoding PaaI family thioesterase, with product MSANDDADFAPIATRIRDNVGRQGFMTHVGAELSELTRGTCTLAVDRRPELLQQHGLFHGGVTAFLVDNATTIAAAASRGQSALTAEYKLNLLSPAIGDRLICRARVIKPGRQVAVVAADVFCVTDGVEKHTATALASIAMLDEKAAARISSPA from the coding sequence ATGAGTGCGAATGACGATGCCGACTTCGCGCCGATCGCGACGCGCATCCGCGATAATGTCGGCCGCCAGGGTTTTATGACCCACGTCGGGGCGGAACTATCCGAGCTGACGCGTGGCACGTGCACGCTTGCGGTCGACCGCCGGCCCGAACTGCTGCAGCAGCATGGCCTGTTCCACGGTGGCGTTACGGCCTTCCTGGTCGACAACGCCACCACGATTGCGGCCGCGGCATCGCGCGGGCAATCGGCGCTGACGGCGGAATATAAACTGAATCTGCTGTCGCCGGCGATCGGCGATCGATTGATCTGTCGGGCGCGCGTCATCAAGCCCGGACGTCAGGTCGCCGTGGTTGCGGCCGACGTGTTTTGCGTAACCGATGGCGTCGAGAAGCATACCGCAACTGCGCTGGCCTCGATCGCAATGCTCGACGAGAAGGCGGCCGCCAGAATCTCAAGCCCGGCCTGA
- a CDS encoding TetR/AcrR family transcriptional regulator: MATAREDLLAAGLAVFDRDGFEGATVAAIRTRAGASNGSFFHFFGSKKELAGTLFLEILARYHAAVVAAVDESCGAREGVARLIRAHLDWVVNSRREARYLFEISRSEWTEAIRGAQRAQNSRLAEAVERWRAPLVARGELLPMSSSVFFSQIIGPAQIFCRAWLSGRDRTDPREQAEILIACAIRAVVAADMIHKPGETV; encoded by the coding sequence GTGGCTACGGCACGGGAGGATCTGCTGGCGGCGGGGTTGGCGGTGTTCGACCGCGATGGTTTCGAGGGCGCCACGGTCGCCGCCATCAGAACTCGCGCGGGAGCGTCCAACGGCAGCTTCTTCCATTTTTTCGGATCGAAGAAGGAGCTGGCCGGCACGCTGTTCCTGGAAATCCTCGCCCGTTATCACGCTGCCGTCGTAGCGGCGGTTGATGAATCCTGCGGCGCGCGGGAAGGCGTGGCGCGGCTGATCCGCGCACATCTGGACTGGGTCGTGAATTCCCGGCGCGAGGCGCGCTATCTCTTCGAGATTTCCCGCAGTGAATGGACCGAGGCGATCCGCGGCGCGCAGCGCGCGCAGAATTCGCGCCTCGCGGAAGCCGTCGAACGATGGCGCGCGCCGCTCGTCGCGCGCGGCGAATTGCTGCCGATGAGTTCGTCGGTTTTCTTCAGCCAGATCATCGGACCGGCGCAGATTTTTTGCCGCGCATGGCTGTCGGGCCGCGACCGCACCGATCCGCGAGAGCAGGCTGAAATCCTGATCGCCTGTGCCATTCGCGCGGTGGTCGCGGCCGATATGATCCACAAGCCCGGAGAGACAGTATGA
- a CDS encoding SAM-dependent methyltransferase, whose translation MDRLLRYFLSQFIRRGTMNFTSASGAKFTCGDRTGRPASVRFLSERTQLRILLNPELALGEAYMDGSFVVEDGSIADALEILLGQPDMLPRWAKLQWWLRYFSRHARQFNWRGRAKNNVAHHYDLDGRLYSLFLDADRQYSCAYFEAPDMTLDDAQLAKKRHLAAKLLVGPGDRVLDIGSGWGGLGLYLAEMTGANVTGITLSSEQLQASNARAAEKNLTGSARFLLSDYRDIVGPFDRIVSVGMFEHVGIDFYETYFRRCAELLSDNGIMVLHSIGRSTGPDVTNPWIMKYIFPGGYIPALSEVIPAIEKAGFLVCDIEILRLHYAETLKAWRERFMARREEAVRLYDERFARMWEFYLAASEMSFRKQNLMNFQIQLTKRQGIVPMTRDYIAREEAKLRGMEIGKQPRLQLAGE comes from the coding sequence ATGGATCGTTTGTTGCGTTATTTCCTGAGTCAGTTCATTCGCCGCGGCACGATGAATTTCACGTCCGCGAGCGGGGCAAAGTTTACCTGCGGGGATCGAACCGGCCGCCCGGCGTCTGTGCGGTTCCTGAGTGAGCGGACGCAACTCCGCATTCTTCTCAATCCCGAACTGGCGCTTGGCGAAGCCTATATGGACGGCTCGTTCGTGGTCGAGGACGGCTCGATCGCCGACGCACTCGAAATCCTGCTCGGCCAGCCCGACATGCTGCCACGCTGGGCCAAGCTGCAATGGTGGCTGCGCTATTTCAGCAGGCACGCGAGACAGTTCAATTGGCGGGGCCGGGCGAAAAACAATGTCGCCCACCACTATGATCTGGACGGTCGGCTCTACTCGCTCTTCCTCGACGCCGACCGGCAATATAGCTGCGCGTATTTCGAAGCGCCGGATATGACGCTCGACGACGCCCAGCTCGCCAAAAAGCGTCACCTTGCTGCCAAGCTTCTCGTTGGGCCCGGCGATCGCGTGCTCGACATCGGCTCAGGCTGGGGTGGCCTTGGTCTCTACCTGGCCGAAATGACGGGCGCCAATGTTACCGGAATCACGCTGTCGTCGGAACAATTGCAGGCCTCGAATGCCCGCGCCGCTGAGAAGAACCTGACGGGGTCGGCAAGATTCCTGCTGAGCGACTACCGCGATATTGTCGGCCCGTTCGATCGGATCGTGTCCGTCGGGATGTTCGAACATGTCGGCATCGACTTCTATGAAACCTACTTCCGGCGCTGCGCCGAACTTCTCAGCGACAACGGCATCATGGTGCTGCACTCCATCGGCCGCTCAACGGGGCCCGATGTGACGAACCCATGGATCATGAAATACATCTTCCCGGGCGGCTATATCCCCGCCCTGTCAGAGGTCATCCCCGCGATCGAGAAAGCCGGCTTTCTGGTCTGCGACATCGAAATCCTGCGGCTGCATTATGCGGAAACGCTGAAGGCCTGGCGGGAGCGCTTCATGGCGCGGCGCGAAGAGGCGGTGCGCCTCTATGACGAGCGTTTTGCGCGGATGTGGGAATTTTATCTGGCGGCGTCGGAAATGTCATTCCGGAAGCAGAACCTGATGAATTTCCAGATCCAGCTCACCAAGCGTCAGGGAATTGTGCCGATGACGCGCGACTACATCGCCCGGGAAGAAGCAAAGCTGCGCGGGATGGAAATCGGAAAGCAGCCGCGGCTGCAGTTGGCCGGCGAATAG
- a CDS encoding transcriptional regulator, with the protein MGQQVQGWRSASAQRLWLSMLIDAMEEVSRAERRDEPCDAQLLAALRAQLARPALARTPYASAYSLRN; encoded by the coding sequence ATGGGTCAGCAAGTTCAGGGATGGCGATCGGCAAGCGCCCAGCGTTTGTGGCTGTCGATGCTGATCGACGCCATGGAAGAGGTTTCGCGCGCGGAACGGCGTGACGAACCCTGTGATGCCCAGTTGCTTGCCGCGTTGCGAGCCCAGCTCGCGCGCCCGGCATTGGCCCGCACGCCTTACGCCTCCGCCTATAGCCTGAGAAACTGA